Proteins from a single region of Aureibacter tunicatorum:
- a CDS encoding MBG domain-containing protein has product MKNIYNLIFFTDLAINCYSRKLFYKAILMILFLFAFDLQAQIRLETVRQEQSLRFEIGESTEISSSRMQAGTITVIPEFTSYEKIWGYEDPVYNCSFTISDGRAGTMQIGRDQSNQGIGTYSVDMFPQAFIDLVNSEGLTVVFTAPVLTIKVNNIINIIAHPKTKIFGDSDPPFTYDVINNPPLVNISGNILSVDGGLLNVGEHPIVLGVNSSPNYNINYSGANLTVLKRPITISAIPKTKIFGDSDPLRDFAITPALPSNLSITGQLGRESGENVGIYQITLPSDPSLDNYDITFVTADFTILKRPLTIRAHEQEKIFGDPDPTLTFDVINLAPIDNLTGSTLPREIGEDVGEYKILPPSISFDNYDLTFVEANLTIKKRSVTITADYIEKVYGEVDPDRTFTVSPDLPQGLEITGSLSRVAGEDIGDYDITLPNGLDNYDITFVGNTFRILKRTLTITAHEQEKIYWEPDPVLTFDVDNLAPRDNLTGSSLTREAGEDIGEYKILPPNIAFDNYDLIFIGADLTIKKRPITITADYLEKTYGEIDPEKTYTITPSLPAGLTITGALGRNSGEDAGTYDITMTTGVGLDNYDITYNGNILKINKKALTITADDHSKAFGAVDPLLTYQVSGLVSGDNMLGSLTRVAGEDVGAYAINQGTLAVDKPNNYDLAFTSGTFTIAPSSVEVVVTANAKSKTYGDADPMLDYTVAGLQAGDKLTGSLARIAGEDVGSYQIEQGSLAIDAGSSNINYTIRYVGADLTINKKSLTITADDQSKVFDATDPLLTYQVSGLVPGDNILGELTRVAGEDVGTYTINQGTLAVDKPNNYDLAFTSGTFTIAPSSVEVVVTANAKSKTYGDADPMLDYTVAGLQAGDKLTGSLARIAGEDVGSYQIEQGSLAIDAGSSNINYTIRYVGADLTINKKSLTITADDQSKVFDATDPLLTYQVSGLVPGDNILGELTRVAGEDVGTYTINQGTLAVDKPNNYDLAFTSGTFTIAPSSVEVVVTANAKSKIYGDADPMLDYTVAGLQAGDNLTGSLARVAGEDVGAYQIEQGSLVINAGSSNINYTIKYVGADLTINKKSLMITADDQSKTFGAADPLLTYQVLDLIAGDNMLGSLIRETGEDVGTYAVNQGTLAVDKPNNYDITFTSGTFTIAPSSVEVVVTAHAKSKTYGDADPVLDYTVAGLQAGDNLTGSLARVAGEDVGSYQIEQGSLAIDAGSSNINYTIRFVGADLIINKKSLTITAEDQSKAFGSADPVLTYQISGLVAGDNMLGSLIRETGEDVGTYAVNQGTLAVDKPNNYDITFTSGTFTIAPSSVEVVVTANAKSKTYGDTDPMLNYTVAGLQAGDNLTGSLARVAGEDVGSYQIEQGSLAIDAESSNTNYTIRYVGADLTINKRALTITADDQSKAFGAADPVLTYQVSGLVAGDNMLGSLTRETGEDVGAYAINQGTLAVDKPNNYDLVFTSGTFTIAPSSIEVVVTANVKSKTYGDADPELDYTVAGLQAGDNLTGSLARVAGEDVGSYQIEQGSLVVDASSSNINYTIRYVGADLTINKRVLTITADDQSKVFGAADPVLTYQVSGLVSGDDMLGSLTRELGEDVGSYAINQGTLAVDKPNNYDLAFTSGTFTIAPSSVEVVVTANAKSKIYGDADPMLDYTVAGLQAGDNLTGSLVRVAGEDVGSYQIEQGSLMVDASSSNINYTIRFVGADLTINKRVLTITADDQSKLFGAADPVLTYQVLGLVSGDDMLGSLTRELGEDVGTYTINQGTLALDKPNNYDLVFTSGTFTIAPSSVEVVVTAYAKSKTYGDADPVLDYTVAGLQAGDNLRGSLVRAAGEDVGVYQIEQGSLVVDALSSNINYTIRYVGADLVINKKALTITTNDQSKAFGSADPVLTYQVSGLVAGDNMLGSLTRELGEDVGAYAINQGTLAVNKPNNYELSFSPANLVISKRILYVRAENQTKEYGMKEPILRFVLSGVDEELPQSGELIREIGESVGVYKIHQGTLSFGSNYQIEFETGIFEILPVQVEIEIYNTSRSVGIENPPFDFEFLTPLSLEQKEVIESRIKLYSEANRSSDPGDYDILVKELFIDEYEIIANIGMLTIVPDLDIPELLTPNADGFNDTWNILGVEFFEKIKVKVFSQDGTLVFVSENYQSDNEWNGAEAIPGVYAYVIETSLGKKYNGTLIIRK; this is encoded by the coding sequence ATGAAGAATATTTACAACTTAATATTTTTTACTGATTTGGCTATCAACTGCTATAGTCGGAAGCTTTTTTACAAGGCAATACTAATGATTCTGTTTTTATTTGCTTTTGATCTTCAAGCCCAGATTAGGCTAGAGACTGTAAGGCAAGAGCAGTCCTTGAGATTTGAAATTGGGGAGAGTACAGAGATTAGCTCGTCTAGAATGCAAGCTGGAACGATTACAGTTATTCCGGAATTTACTTCTTATGAGAAAATATGGGGATATGAAGATCCGGTTTACAATTGCTCATTTACGATCAGTGACGGCAGAGCTGGGACAATGCAAATTGGCAGAGACCAGAGCAATCAAGGTATAGGAACTTATTCTGTGGATATGTTTCCGCAAGCTTTTATTGATTTGGTCAATAGTGAAGGATTAACGGTTGTATTCACCGCTCCTGTGTTGACAATCAAAGTAAATAACATAATAAATATTATAGCGCATCCCAAGACGAAAATTTTTGGAGATTCTGATCCTCCATTCACTTATGATGTTATCAATAATCCACCATTGGTAAATATATCGGGAAATATTCTGAGTGTGGATGGTGGTTTATTGAATGTTGGTGAACATCCGATAGTGTTGGGGGTGAATTCAAGTCCGAATTATAATATAAATTATAGTGGGGCGAATTTAACAGTATTAAAAAGACCGATTACAATTTCTGCAATTCCTAAAACCAAAATATTTGGAGATTCGGATCCACTCAGAGACTTTGCTATCACTCCTGCGTTGCCTTCAAATTTGTCGATAACAGGTCAGTTGGGAAGAGAATCAGGCGAAAATGTGGGAATTTATCAGATAACATTGCCTTCGGATCCTTCATTGGACAATTATGATATAACATTTGTTACAGCGGACTTCACAATATTGAAAAGGCCTCTGACAATAAGAGCCCATGAACAAGAGAAAATATTTGGTGATCCTGATCCGACGCTTACATTTGATGTGATAAATCTCGCCCCAATAGATAACTTGACGGGTTCAACATTGCCAAGGGAAATAGGTGAGGATGTTGGAGAATACAAGATTTTGCCACCAAGTATTTCATTTGATAATTATGATCTAACATTTGTTGAAGCGAATTTGACGATAAAAAAGCGTTCTGTTACTATCACTGCGGATTATATAGAAAAAGTGTATGGTGAAGTCGATCCAGATAGGACATTTACAGTTTCTCCAGATCTGCCTCAAGGTTTGGAGATCACAGGGAGTTTAAGCAGAGTTGCTGGCGAGGATATAGGTGATTATGATATAACACTTCCAAATGGGTTGGACAACTACGACATCACATTTGTTGGAAATACATTTCGAATATTAAAAAGAACGCTTACTATTACTGCTCATGAGCAGGAAAAAATCTATTGGGAGCCTGATCCAGTATTAACTTTTGATGTTGATAATTTAGCTCCTCGAGATAACTTGACTGGCTCTTCTTTGACTCGCGAGGCTGGCGAGGATATAGGTGAATATAAAATATTACCACCAAATATAGCTTTCGACAATTATGATTTAATATTTATAGGGGCTGATCTTACGATTAAGAAAAGACCCATAACTATCACTGCGGATTATCTGGAAAAAACATATGGTGAAATAGATCCTGAGAAAACTTATACAATCACTCCATCGTTGCCAGCTGGACTAACAATTACGGGTGCTTTAGGCAGGAATTCAGGCGAAGATGCTGGGACATATGATATTACAATGACAACAGGTGTTGGGCTTGATAATTATGATATTACTTATAATGGGAATATCCTGAAAATTAATAAGAAAGCTCTAACTATTACAGCCGATGACCATTCAAAAGCATTTGGTGCTGTGGATCCATTATTGACTTATCAAGTTTCAGGCTTGGTCTCTGGCGATAATATGTTAGGGTCATTGACAAGAGTTGCTGGCGAAGACGTTGGCGCATACGCTATCAATCAAGGAACGCTAGCTGTTGACAAGCCGAATAATTATGACTTGGCATTTACTTCAGGAACATTCACTATTGCTCCTTCGAGTGTTGAGGTTGTTGTAACTGCAAATGCAAAGTCAAAAACTTATGGCGATGCGGATCCAATGTTGGATTACACAGTTGCAGGGCTTCAAGCAGGCGATAAACTGACAGGCAGCTTGGCTCGTATCGCAGGCGAAGACGTTGGCTCTTATCAGATTGAGCAGGGTAGTTTAGCAATAGATGCTGGAAGCAGCAATATTAATTACACAATTAGATATGTTGGAGCTGACCTTACAATTAATAAAAAATCACTGACGATCACAGCTGATGATCAATCAAAAGTATTCGATGCTACGGATCCATTATTGACATATCAAGTTTCAGGCTTGGTTCCTGGCGACAATATTTTGGGAGAGTTGACAAGAGTTGCTGGCGAAGATGTTGGTACATATACTATCAATCAAGGAACGCTAGCTGTTGACAAACCGAATAATTATGACTTGGCATTTACTTCAGGAACATTCACTATTGCTCCTTCGAGTGTTGAGGTTGTTGTAACTGCAAATGCAAAGTCAAAAACTTATGGCGATGCGGATCCAATGTTGGATTACACAGTTGCAGGGCTTCAAGCAGGCGATAAACTGACAGGCAGCTTGGCTCGTATCGCAGGCGAAGACGTTGGCTCTTATCAGATTGAGCAGGGTAGTTTAGCAATAGATGCTGGAAGCAGCAATATTAATTACACAATTAGATATGTTGGAGCTGACCTTACAATTAATAAAAAATCACTGACGATCACAGCTGATGATCAATCAAAAGTATTCGATGCTACGGATCCATTATTGACATATCAAGTTTCAGGCTTGGTTCCTGGCGACAATATTTTGGGAGAGTTGACAAGAGTTGCTGGCGAAGATGTTGGTACATATACTATCAATCAAGGAACGCTAGCTGTTGACAAACCGAATAATTATGACTTGGCATTTACTTCAGGAACATTCACTATTGCTCCTTCGAGCGTTGAAGTTGTTGTAACTGCAAATGCAAAATCAAAAATTTATGGCGATGCAGATCCGATGTTGGATTACACAGTTGCAGGGCTTCAAGCAGGCGATAACCTTACAGGTAGCTTGGCTCGTGTCGCAGGCGAAGACGTTGGCGCTTATCAGATTGAGCAGGGTAGTTTAGTGATAAATGCTGGAAGTAGTAACATTAATTACACGATTAAATATGTTGGAGCTGACCTGACAATTAATAAAAAATCACTGATGATCACGGCCGATGACCAATCAAAAACATTCGGTGCTGCGGATCCATTATTGACTTATCAAGTTTTAGACTTGATTGCTGGCGACAATATGTTAGGATCATTGATAAGAGAGACGGGTGAAGATGTTGGCACGTATGCAGTTAATCAAGGAACGCTTGCTGTTGACAAGCCGAATAACTATGACATTACATTTACTTCAGGAACATTTACTATTGCTCCTTCGAGTGTTGAAGTTGTGGTTACTGCACATGCAAAATCAAAAACTTATGGCGATGCAGATCCAGTGTTGGATTACACAGTTGCAGGGCTTCAAGCAGGCGATAACTTGACAGGCAGCTTGGCTCGTGTCGCAGGCGAAGACGTTGGCTCTTATCAGATTGAGCAGGGTAGTTTAGCAATAGATGCTGGAAGCAGCAATATTAATTACACAATTAGATTTGTTGGAGCTGATCTGATAATTAATAAAAAATCACTGACGATCACAGCTGAAGATCAATCAAAAGCATTCGGCTCCGCGGACCCAGTATTGACTTATCAGATTTCAGGCTTGGTTGCTGGCGACAATATGTTAGGATCATTGATAAGAGAGACGGGTGAAGATGTTGGCACGTATGCAGTTAATCAAGGAACGCTTGCTGTTGACAAGCCGAATAACTATGACATTACATTTACTTCAGGAACATTTACTATTGCTCCTTCGAGTGTTGAAGTTGTTGTAACTGCAAATGCAAAGTCAAAAACTTATGGCGATACAGATCCGATGTTGAATTACACAGTTGCAGGACTTCAAGCAGGCGATAACCTTACAGGAAGTTTGGCTCGTGTCGCAGGCGAAGACGTTGGATCTTACCAGATAGAGCAGGGTAGTTTAGCAATAGATGCAGAAAGCAGCAACACTAATTACACGATTAGATATGTTGGAGCCGATCTGACAATTAATAAAAGAGCTTTAACTATTACAGCCGATGACCAGTCAAAAGCATTCGGTGCTGCGGATCCAGTATTGACATATCAAGTTTCAGGCTTGGTTGCTGGTGATAATATGTTAGGATCATTGACAAGAGAAACTGGCGAAGACGTTGGCGCATACGCTATCAATCAAGGAACGCTAGCTGTTGACAAACCGAATAACTATGACCTTGTATTTACTTCAGGAACATTTACAATTGCTCCTTCGAGCATTGAGGTTGTTGTTACTGCAAATGTAAAGTCAAAAACTTATGGCGATGCAGATCCGGAGTTGGATTACACAGTTGCAGGCCTTCAAGCAGGTGATAACCTGACAGGTAGCTTGGCTCGTGTCGCAGGCGAAGACGTTGGCTCTTATCAGATAGAACAGGGAAGTTTAGTGGTTGACGCTTCAAGCAGCAATATTAATTACACAATTAGATATGTTGGAGCTGATCTTACTATTAATAAAAGAGTTCTCACTATTACAGCCGATGATCAATCAAAAGTATTCGGCGCTGCGGATCCAGTATTGACTTATCAAGTTTCAGGCTTGGTTTCTGGCGACGATATGTTAGGATCATTGACAAGAGAGCTTGGCGAAGATGTTGGCTCATACGCTATCAATCAAGGAACGCTAGCTGTTGACAAACCGAATAATTATGACTTGGCATTTACTTCAGGAACATTCACTATTGCTCCTTCGAGCGTTGAAGTTGTTGTAACTGCAAATGCAAAATCAAAAATTTATGGCGATGCGGATCCAATGTTGGATTACACAGTTGCTGGGCTTCAAGCAGGCGATAACCTGACAGGTAGCTTGGTTCGTGTCGCAGGCGAAGATGTTGGCTCTTATCAGATAGAACAGGGAAGTTTAATGGTTGACGCTTCAAGCAGCAACATTAATTACACAATTAGATTTGTTGGAGCTGATCTTACTATTAATAAAAGAGTTCTCACTATTACAGCCGATGATCAATCAAAATTATTCGGCGCTGCGGATCCAGTATTGACTTATCAAGTTTTAGGCTTGGTTTCTGGCGACGATATGTTAGGATCATTGACAAGAGAGCTTGGCGAAGATGTTGGTACATATACTATCAATCAAGGAACGCTAGCTCTTGACAAACCGAATAACTATGACCTTGTATTTACTTCAGGAACATTCACTATTGCTCCTTCGAGCGTTGAAGTTGTTGTAACTGCATATGCGAAGTCAAAAACTTATGGCGATGCAGATCCGGTGTTGGATTACACAGTTGCAGGGCTTCAAGCAGGCGATAACCTGAGAGGTAGCTTGGTTCGTGCCGCAGGTGAAGACGTTGGCGTTTATCAGATAGAACAGGGAAGTTTAGTGGTTGACGCTTTAAGCAGCAATATTAATTACACGATTAGATATGTTGGTGCTGATCTGGTAATTAATAAGAAAGCTCTAACTATTACAACTAATGACCAGTCAAAAGCATTCGGCTCCGCTGACCCAGTATTGACTTATCAAGTTTCAGGCTTGGTTGCTGGCGACAATATGTTAGGATCATTGACAAGAGAGCTTGGCGAAGACGTTGGCGCATACGCAATCAATCAAGGAACGCTTGCTGTTAACAAGCCGAATAATTATGAATTGTCATTTAGTCCCGCGAATCTGGTTATTTCTAAAAGAATTCTTTATGTGAGAGCTGAAAACCAGACAAAGGAGTATGGCATGAAAGAGCCAATTTTGAGGTTTGTTCTCAGTGGAGTTGATGAAGAACTACCCCAATCTGGAGAATTGATTCGTGAGATTGGTGAAAGTGTCGGTGTATATAAGATTCATCAGGGAACATTATCTTTTGGGTCTAATTATCAGATAGAGTTTGAAACTGGAATTTTTGAAATACTTCCAGTACAGGTAGAAATTGAAATTTATAATACCTCTAGGTCCGTGGGGATTGAAAACCCTCCATTTGATTTTGAATTTTTAACTCCTTTGTCTTTAGAACAAAAGGAAGTTATTGAATCAAGAATAAAATTGTATTCAGAAGCTAATAGGAGTAGCGATCCCGGTGATTACGATATCCTTGTAAAGGAATTATTCATAGATGAATATGAAATCATCGCTAATATTGGAATGTTGACTATTGTGCCTGACTTGGATATACCAGAGCTGTTGACTCCAAATGCCGATGGTTTTAATGACACTTGGAATATACTTGGTGTTGAATTTTTTGAGAAGATAAAAGTGAAAGTTTTTTCACAGGATGGAACTTTGGTTTTTGTTTCAGAGAACTATCAAAGTGATAATGAATGGAATGGAGCGGAAGCGATTCCTGGCGTATACGCTTACGTTATTGAAACCTCGTTGGGGAAAAAATATAATGGAACTCTAATAATTAGGAAATAG